In a genomic window of Streptomyces pristinaespiralis:
- a CDS encoding energy-coupling factor ABC transporter substrate-binding protein — translation MSRNARINTLLLLAVAALAVLPLVLGLGDHKEEPFTGADGEAEAAITELEPDYEPWFTPLYEPPSGEVESALFSLQAALGAGVLAYYFGLRRGRRQGEERAAARRDGDITPDDPAPDPSGARSRGEGTDTAATAP, via the coding sequence ATGAGCCGTAACGCGAGGATCAACACCCTGCTGCTGCTCGCCGTCGCGGCGCTGGCCGTACTGCCGCTCGTCCTGGGGCTCGGGGACCACAAGGAGGAGCCGTTCACCGGCGCCGACGGCGAGGCGGAGGCGGCGATCACGGAACTCGAGCCGGACTACGAGCCGTGGTTCACCCCGCTGTACGAACCGCCGTCCGGCGAGGTCGAGTCGGCCCTGTTCTCCCTCCAGGCGGCGCTCGGCGCGGGCGTCCTGGCCTACTACTTCGGCCTGCGCAGGGGCCGTCGGCAGGGCGAGGAGCGGGCCGCGGCCCGACGGGACGGGGACATCACGCCGGACGACCCGGCACCGGACCCCTCGGGCGCAAGGTCGCGCGGCGAGGGCACGGACACCGCGGCGACGGCGCCGTAG
- a CDS encoding barstar family protein, with product MTVRYVVDGSRVRTLEDFWQVAGESIGCGGYFGRNLDAFADCLRGGFGTPDDGDFEIEWRDHEASRRNLGHHETARQLEMWLARCHPTNRDRMAARLSEARAGRGPTLFDQLVETIEEELPGGLRLR from the coding sequence GTGACGGTGAGATACGTGGTGGACGGCAGCCGGGTCAGGACGCTGGAGGACTTCTGGCAGGTCGCCGGCGAGAGCATCGGCTGCGGCGGCTACTTCGGCCGTAACCTCGATGCCTTCGCCGACTGCCTCCGCGGCGGCTTCGGGACACCGGACGACGGCGACTTCGAGATCGAGTGGCGCGATCACGAAGCCTCCCGCCGGAACCTCGGGCACCACGAGACCGCTCGGCAGCTCGAGATGTGGCTCGCCCGCTGTCATCCGACGAACAGGGACCGCATGGCGGCCAGGCTCTCGGAGGCCCGCGCCGGACGAGGCCCCACCCTCTTCGACCAGCTGGTCGAGACCATCGAGGAAGAGCTTCCCGGCGGGCTGCGCCTCCGGTAG
- a CDS encoding multicopper oxidase family protein has translation MYSQDQTRPASPTRRAVLGAGIAAAGSALSTACSGSGADRAGGAGREATDPGTRGSGIADGKKLRPTWTPSPEGKLRGLSFTATPATVGIGGGRTVRTSTYNGELPGEEVRITAGDTLELTLANHLSEPTTVHWHGIALRNEMDGVPEVTQPPIRPGGSFTYRFRAPHPGTYWFHPHLGLQIDRGMYAPLIVDDPNEPLAYDAEWIVLLDDWIDGVDGSTPEDVFDQLRKGKPAMGHGSAHKHRSGRSGPAPSKPSGGVAAGYGPPAARAPERDDASPAPEWGKGPGRLMTGATSPLLGGHAGDVAYPHYLVNGRTADDPAQFRARPGDRIRLRIINAGAETPFRVALGGHRMTITHSDGFPVRHHRTDSLLLGMGERYDVLITAKDGVFPLTALAEGKNGAAMAVLRTAKGALPGPTVRPAELWRDVLPSARRLRPHESVELDRRRPDRILKLTLTGGMKDYDWGIDHRPYSADRVHHIERGERVRLVVVNATDMWHPVHLHGHTYALAGIDSRGARKDTATVLPHNKLVLDFDADNPGLWMLHCHNIYHSESGMMTTLSYRP, from the coding sequence ATGTACAGCCAGGATCAGACCCGTCCGGCCTCTCCGACCCGGCGCGCCGTGCTCGGCGCCGGGATCGCCGCGGCGGGATCCGCGCTGTCCACTGCCTGTTCGGGCAGCGGCGCGGACCGGGCGGGCGGCGCCGGACGTGAGGCGACGGACCCCGGTACCAGAGGCTCCGGCATCGCGGACGGCAAGAAGCTCCGGCCCACATGGACCCCCAGCCCCGAAGGCAAGCTCCGTGGTCTCAGCTTCACGGCCACCCCGGCCACCGTGGGGATCGGCGGCGGACGCACCGTCAGGACCTCGACGTACAACGGCGAACTGCCGGGCGAGGAGGTGCGGATCACCGCCGGCGACACGCTCGAGCTGACGCTCGCCAACCATCTGTCGGAACCCACCACGGTGCACTGGCACGGCATCGCCCTGCGCAACGAGATGGACGGCGTGCCCGAGGTGACGCAGCCGCCCATCAGGCCGGGCGGCTCGTTCACCTACCGCTTCCGGGCCCCGCACCCAGGCACGTACTGGTTCCATCCGCACCTCGGCCTGCAGATCGACCGGGGGATGTACGCGCCGCTGATCGTGGACGACCCCAACGAGCCCCTCGCCTACGACGCGGAGTGGATCGTCCTGCTGGACGACTGGATCGACGGGGTCGACGGCTCCACCCCCGAGGACGTCTTCGACCAGCTCCGCAAGGGCAAGCCCGCCATGGGCCACGGCTCCGCGCACAAGCACCGGTCCGGCCGGTCAGGGCCCGCCCCCTCGAAGCCCTCGGGAGGAGTCGCGGCCGGGTACGGTCCGCCGGCGGCCCGGGCGCCGGAGCGGGACGACGCCTCACCCGCTCCCGAGTGGGGGAAGGGGCCCGGCCGGCTGATGACGGGCGCCACGAGCCCGTTGCTCGGCGGCCACGCCGGAGACGTCGCCTACCCGCACTACCTGGTCAACGGACGTACGGCCGACGACCCGGCCCAGTTCAGGGCCCGACCCGGCGACCGGATCCGGCTGCGCATCATCAACGCGGGTGCCGAGACGCCGTTCCGTGTGGCGCTCGGTGGCCACCGGATGACGATCACCCACAGCGACGGCTTCCCGGTGCGCCACCACCGGACCGACTCGCTGCTCCTCGGCATGGGCGAGCGTTACGACGTACTGATCACGGCGAAGGACGGCGTCTTCCCGCTCACCGCACTCGCCGAAGGCAAGAACGGCGCCGCGATGGCCGTCCTGCGCACGGCGAAGGGCGCACTGCCCGGGCCCACCGTCAGGCCCGCCGAACTGTGGCGCGACGTACTGCCCTCGGCGCGCCGGCTCCGGCCCCACGAATCCGTCGAACTCGACCGGCGCAGGCCCGACCGGATCCTCAAACTCACCCTTACCGGCGGCATGAAGGACTACGACTGGGGCATCGACCACCGCCCCTACTCGGCCGACCGCGTCCACCACATCGAACGCGGCGAACGCGTACGCCTCGTCGTCGTCAACGCGACCGACATGTGGCACCCCGTCCATCTCCACGGCCACACCTACGCCCTCGCCGGCATCGACTCCCGCGGCGCCCGCAAGGACACCGCCACCGTCCTGCCCCACAACAAACTCGTCCTCGACTTCGACGCCGACAATCCCGGCCTGTGGATGCTCCACTGCCACAACATCTACCACTCGGAGTCCGGCATGATGACGACCCTGTCCTACCGCCCGTGA
- a CDS encoding amidase domain-containing protein, producing the protein MGLRKRAITSTVVLGVAGALMAPAAPAGAAGDDTASLQVESGLGLHGRKARVMSVVYDYFEARDRGWLDPAESSTALSALRANGGALAAQPARFAAVPATVANEAEDENGLRATKVLTGFGQDSRVRFRGRTATVTLTAGTVLNWNNDDIGESSLHDTYTVTLEREKKTWRITDVFYAPVPSTESEESGPPIDLGDLPLPSDANKARATDAGEGKGDVSVLDTGTYDRDAAAAYAQKWSKQTPYTFTDATGRQRTAWVENHNPDYETFDNNCANFVSQSLHAGGWEKAGGWNKDDDNTWTNDLFGPRGPSTTWSVAYRLWTYAINDKRGERLRTWPPDDPTGDNQDVWSLEKGDLLFADWDPYGAADGKIDHAMIITRVLAIKNNGHTFYEPAYSQNSGSRTNLPLSIGMKIATGDKPDVDPVGGIGGQGRAPIYYPVHLKDTFEK; encoded by the coding sequence ATGGGACTTCGCAAGAGAGCGATCACGAGCACGGTCGTGCTCGGTGTGGCGGGGGCGCTGATGGCACCGGCCGCTCCGGCGGGAGCCGCCGGTGACGACACGGCCTCGCTGCAGGTCGAGTCGGGCCTCGGCCTGCACGGCCGGAAGGCGCGTGTGATGAGCGTCGTGTACGACTACTTCGAGGCACGCGACAGGGGCTGGCTGGACCCCGCGGAGTCGAGCACCGCGCTGTCCGCGCTCAGGGCGAACGGCGGCGCGCTCGCCGCACAGCCCGCGAGGTTCGCCGCGGTCCCCGCCACCGTGGCGAACGAGGCCGAGGACGAGAACGGGCTGCGGGCCACGAAGGTGCTGACCGGTTTCGGCCAGGACAGCCGGGTCAGGTTCCGCGGGCGCACCGCGACCGTGACCCTCACCGCGGGCACCGTCCTCAACTGGAACAACGACGATATCGGTGAATCCAGCCTCCACGACACGTACACGGTGACGTTGGAGCGCGAGAAGAAGACCTGGCGCATCACGGACGTCTTTTATGCGCCGGTCCCGAGCACCGAGTCCGAAGAGTCCGGGCCGCCCATCGACCTCGGGGACCTGCCTCTGCCGTCGGACGCGAACAAGGCCCGGGCCACGGACGCGGGCGAGGGCAAGGGCGATGTGAGCGTGCTCGACACGGGCACGTACGACCGTGACGCCGCCGCGGCGTACGCCCAGAAATGGTCGAAGCAGACTCCGTACACGTTCACCGACGCGACGGGCAGACAGAGAACGGCCTGGGTGGAAAACCACAACCCGGACTACGAGACGTTCGACAACAACTGCGCCAACTTCGTCTCCCAGTCGCTCCACGCCGGCGGCTGGGAGAAGGCGGGCGGGTGGAACAAGGACGACGACAACACCTGGACGAATGACCTGTTCGGCCCCAGGGGACCTTCGACCACCTGGTCCGTCGCCTACCGGCTGTGGACCTACGCGATCAACGACAAGCGTGGGGAGCGGCTGCGCACCTGGCCGCCGGACGACCCCACCGGGGACAACCAGGACGTGTGGTCACTGGAGAAGGGTGATCTGCTGTTCGCGGACTGGGACCCTTACGGCGCGGCGGACGGCAAGATCGACCACGCGATGATCATCACGCGTGTCCTCGCCATCAAGAACAACGGCCACACGTTCTACGAGCCGGCGTACTCCCAGAACAGCGGCTCTAGGACCAATCTGCCCCTGAGCATCGGAATGAAGATCGCCACGGGCGACAAGCCCGACGTGGATCCCGTCGGCGGCATAGGGGGCCAGGGGCGCGCGCCGATCTACTATCCGGTCCACCTCAAGGACACGTTCGAGAAGTAG
- a CDS encoding peptidoglycan-binding domain-containing protein — MDGKDLALPGEGLLVFHRYEAVPAPAVALRVPPGEGTSAFRMVIRSSPGAGPPPAAPPDGAGAEVPVSLARVRFGNTNDDVRTVQEALMALGHSLVGGADGVFGEHTRAAYAAEQRAQGFTGRDADGNPGCRSLTELGRKGGFTVDCEAGPADGAGPPPTADHTGRTAEEYAAEFNRSPLVTAEGHVPYHGTDERHVVAPKASLQCVEWHGLLDAAVGSTDQAVQDTVYELAARESGSLDDPSQPNVQLETVRSPAADPEHPARTALHTGERVQLPYLPDPLSIGAVFLDLPGTPPGEPFTVRWGGEVWHRPESFRLRLAEGNAPPHFDEASRVLTVSLPKGVVAPVRMCSLIDFDEDVMGMASWCREIPQPPPRLAPETEEEAAARQAEEVRRADHALEVAAAGRHWMFTPWQDLTLVHAVQQPLRAPVLQLTDLATPRASGATAEHLAGTVALDEASTDRIDVVAEWTEVTDAGPTGRDTRTTAVPVFGLLTAGVSREGVPEAEPSLLRNGVLTFSTQAAEERSKASGGKIPPVPEKHEFGDTKHRTVRYRPLAGSRFGDYFPPQFAAPGHNALTVQGEAAEHSVPSSAPPTAPRVLYCIPTLALEEDSDALDAVVHRRRGGGIRVYLGRPWFSSGDGELLGVVLGEPPGGDPASVRDAHVTLMGRDPVHRSAPVVAPTPEVFTNAVRQSPPLPLATPSGPLTVTVMGFAPQFDDSVEGGRWFCDLELDTKDACLPFVRLALVRYQPDAVPGAEMSPVVLADLVRTLPDRELRVRTGESLDVSVTGPSWDPTGSLPPRITATLQRRHGAVTDEDLGWVDVEDTVTELTSIDAESATRPFYTGQVPVPSARRGGPLRLLVVETEGIPADGSVPTTSPGPVIYCDTVGIASGRREREDHHRDEGREGHEGREGRDGHDDHRGRHSHHDRFPHR; from the coding sequence ATGGACGGGAAGGACCTGGCACTCCCCGGTGAAGGACTGCTGGTCTTCCACCGCTACGAGGCCGTTCCGGCGCCCGCCGTGGCGCTCCGGGTGCCTCCAGGGGAAGGCACCTCCGCATTCCGGATGGTGATCCGGAGCAGCCCCGGAGCCGGGCCGCCCCCTGCCGCTCCCCCGGACGGCGCGGGCGCCGAGGTGCCGGTCTCCCTGGCCCGTGTCCGGTTCGGCAACACCAACGACGACGTACGCACCGTCCAAGAGGCCCTGATGGCCCTGGGACACAGCCTGGTCGGCGGCGCGGACGGCGTCTTCGGGGAGCACACCAGGGCCGCGTACGCCGCCGAGCAGCGCGCCCAGGGCTTCACCGGGCGGGACGCCGACGGCAACCCCGGCTGCCGGTCCCTCACGGAGCTCGGGCGCAAGGGCGGCTTCACCGTCGACTGCGAGGCCGGCCCGGCGGACGGCGCCGGTCCCCCGCCCACGGCCGACCACACGGGCAGGACCGCCGAGGAGTACGCCGCGGAGTTCAACCGGTCGCCGCTGGTCACCGCGGAGGGCCACGTCCCGTATCACGGGACCGACGAACGCCATGTGGTGGCACCGAAGGCGTCGTTGCAGTGCGTCGAGTGGCACGGGTTGCTGGACGCGGCCGTCGGCTCCACCGATCAGGCCGTCCAGGACACGGTCTACGAACTGGCCGCGCGGGAGAGCGGGTCGCTCGACGACCCGTCCCAGCCGAACGTACAGCTGGAAACCGTCCGGTCGCCGGCGGCGGACCCCGAGCACCCGGCGAGGACCGCCCTGCACACGGGCGAGCGTGTCCAACTGCCCTACCTTCCCGATCCGCTGTCCATCGGAGCCGTCTTCCTGGACCTGCCGGGGACGCCTCCGGGCGAGCCGTTCACGGTCCGCTGGGGCGGCGAGGTCTGGCACCGGCCCGAGTCGTTCAGGCTGCGGCTGGCAGAAGGGAACGCTCCGCCCCACTTCGACGAGGCGTCACGGGTGCTGACGGTGTCACTGCCGAAAGGCGTCGTGGCTCCCGTCCGGATGTGCTCCCTGATCGACTTCGACGAGGACGTCATGGGTATGGCCTCCTGGTGCCGGGAGATCCCGCAGCCACCGCCGCGACTCGCGCCGGAGACGGAGGAGGAGGCGGCGGCCAGGCAGGCCGAAGAGGTACGCAGAGCCGACCACGCCCTGGAAGTCGCCGCGGCCGGCCGGCACTGGATGTTCACGCCCTGGCAGGATTTGACGCTCGTCCACGCGGTACAACAGCCGTTGCGGGCACCGGTGCTGCAATTGACGGATCTGGCGACCCCGCGCGCCTCCGGTGCGACGGCCGAGCATCTCGCCGGCACCGTCGCGCTGGACGAGGCCAGTACGGACCGGATCGACGTGGTCGCGGAGTGGACCGAGGTGACGGACGCCGGTCCCACCGGCCGCGACACCCGCACGACGGCCGTCCCGGTGTTCGGCCTCCTGACGGCGGGGGTGAGCCGTGAAGGGGTCCCGGAGGCCGAGCCGTCCCTGCTCCGGAACGGCGTCCTGACCTTCAGCACCCAGGCGGCGGAGGAGAGGTCGAAGGCGAGCGGGGGCAAGATCCCACCCGTACCGGAGAAGCACGAGTTCGGCGACACCAAGCACCGGACGGTGCGCTACCGCCCGCTGGCCGGCAGCAGGTTCGGCGACTACTTCCCCCCGCAGTTCGCCGCACCCGGCCACAACGCGCTGACCGTGCAGGGCGAGGCGGCGGAACACTCGGTGCCGAGCAGCGCGCCCCCGACGGCGCCGCGGGTGCTGTACTGCATACCCACCCTCGCGCTCGAGGAGGACAGCGACGCACTCGATGCCGTCGTCCACCGCCGGCGCGGCGGCGGGATACGGGTGTACCTGGGGCGTCCCTGGTTCTCCTCCGGAGACGGCGAACTGCTCGGAGTGGTCCTCGGCGAGCCTCCCGGGGGCGACCCGGCATCGGTACGGGACGCCCACGTCACCCTGATGGGCCGCGACCCCGTGCACCGCTCCGCGCCGGTCGTCGCCCCGACCCCCGAGGTGTTCACCAACGCGGTGCGACAGTCCCCGCCCCTCCCCCTGGCCACGCCCTCCGGTCCGCTCACCGTCACGGTCATGGGCTTCGCCCCGCAGTTCGACGACAGCGTGGAGGGCGGCCGCTGGTTCTGCGATCTGGAACTGGACACCAAGGACGCCTGTCTGCCCTTCGTCCGGCTCGCCCTGGTCCGATACCAGCCGGACGCCGTCCCCGGGGCCGAGATGTCGCCGGTCGTCCTCGCCGACCTGGTGCGCACCCTGCCGGACCGGGAACTGCGCGTGCGGACCGGGGAGTCGCTGGACGTCAGTGTCACCGGCCCTTCCTGGGACCCCACCGGTTCGCTGCCGCCGCGGATCACCGCCACGCTGCAGCGCCGCCACGGCGCCGTCACGGACGAGGATCTGGGCTGGGTCGACGTCGAGGACACCGTCACCGAACTGACCTCGATCGACGCGGAGTCCGCCACCCGGCCCTTCTACACGGGCCAGG
- a CDS encoding Cmx/CmrA family chloramphenicol efflux MFS transporter yields the protein MPLPLYLLALAAFAMGTSEFMLAGLLPDIASDLGVTIGTAGTLTTAFATGMIVGAPLMAGLARNRPGRSSLLGFVLVFAAAHVVGAVTPSFPVLLATRVVAALANAGFLAVALTTAATLVAPDKKGRALAVLLSGTTLAVIAGVPGGSLLGALLGWRATFWAVAALCLPAAIGVLTRIPALPVHQGAAGGPALRAELARLTSPRLLLVMLLGALVNAATFASFTFLAPVVTGTAELGELWVPVTLVLFGVGAYAGVTVAGRLSDRHPGPVVAVGGPLLLIGWPALAVLAHRPVALLTLVFVLGALSFALGSTLIARVLYEAAGAPTMAGSYATAALNVGAAAGPLVAATTLGTAAGDLGPLWASGLLVLVALLVAVPLRGVITAGRSSEVLQ from the coding sequence ATGCCTCTTCCGCTGTACCTCCTTGCCCTGGCCGCCTTCGCCATGGGCACCTCGGAGTTCATGCTCGCCGGCCTCCTGCCGGACATCGCCTCCGACCTCGGTGTCACCATCGGGACAGCCGGCACCCTCACCACCGCCTTCGCGACGGGAATGATCGTCGGAGCCCCGCTCATGGCCGGGCTCGCCCGCAACCGGCCAGGACGCTCGAGCCTGCTCGGTTTCGTCCTCGTGTTCGCAGCGGCCCACGTCGTGGGCGCTGTCACCCCGAGCTTCCCCGTCCTGCTCGCGACCCGGGTGGTCGCGGCGCTCGCGAACGCCGGCTTCCTTGCCGTGGCGCTGACGACCGCCGCCACATTGGTCGCTCCCGACAAGAAGGGACGCGCACTCGCGGTGCTGCTGTCCGGCACCACCCTGGCCGTGATCGCCGGTGTCCCGGGCGGATCGCTACTCGGCGCACTGCTCGGCTGGCGCGCCACCTTCTGGGCCGTCGCCGCTCTCTGTCTGCCCGCGGCCATCGGCGTCCTCACGAGGATCCCGGCGCTCCCCGTGCACCAGGGCGCGGCCGGCGGGCCGGCCCTGCGAGCGGAGCTCGCCCGGCTCACAAGCCCCCGGTTGCTCCTGGTCATGCTGCTCGGCGCGCTGGTGAACGCGGCGACCTTCGCGAGCTTCACCTTCCTCGCGCCCGTGGTGACCGGCACCGCCGAGCTGGGCGAACTGTGGGTGCCGGTCACCCTGGTGCTCTTCGGCGTCGGTGCGTACGCCGGGGTCACCGTCGCCGGACGGCTGTCCGACCGGCATCCCGGCCCGGTCGTCGCGGTCGGCGGTCCGCTGCTGCTCATCGGCTGGCCCGCCCTGGCCGTGCTGGCCCACAGGCCGGTCGCCCTGCTCACCCTGGTGTTCGTCCTGGGCGCGCTCTCGTTCGCGCTGGGCAGCACGCTGATCGCCCGGGTCCTGTACGAGGCCGCGGGAGCCCCCACCATGGCCGGCTCCTACGCGACCGCCGCACTCAACGTCGGGGCTGCAGCCGGTCCCCTCGTCGCCGCGACCACACTCGGCACCGCGGCCGGGGACCTCGGGCCGCTGTGGGCGAGCGGACTCCTCGTCCTGGTCGCCCTCCTCGTCGCCGTCCCGCTGCGCGGCGTGATCACGGCCGGCCGGAGCAGCGAGGTGCTCCAGTGA
- the cbiQ gene encoding cobalt ECF transporter T component CbiQ has product MLPIDAAAHSSRWRRRHPCEKAVLGLGLTVTAVCLPPWPGAVLVAAATVAILLGPAGVPRSQLWRAFRIPLGFCVTGAVPLLFAVGGPEGMVAFAPDGPGDAARLLLRTSAASLGVLLFAFTTPVSDVLPRLVRAGVPPAVVDVALVMYRISFLLLDAVANIRQAQAARLGHASRAAAWRSLAGLGATAFVRAFDRAERLQAGLAGRGYDGTLRVLVPRATVSRPFLAMVAALLAGIVALTLVLERYLP; this is encoded by the coding sequence ATGCTGCCGATCGACGCGGCGGCGCACAGCAGTCGCTGGCGCCGCCGCCACCCCTGCGAGAAAGCCGTCCTGGGCCTCGGTCTGACCGTCACGGCCGTCTGTCTGCCGCCCTGGCCGGGCGCCGTCCTCGTCGCCGCCGCGACGGTCGCGATCCTGCTCGGCCCGGCCGGCGTGCCACGGAGCCAACTGTGGCGGGCGTTCCGCATCCCGCTCGGGTTCTGTGTCACCGGAGCCGTACCGCTGCTGTTCGCGGTGGGCGGTCCGGAGGGCATGGTGGCCTTTGCGCCCGACGGGCCGGGCGACGCCGCTCGGCTGCTGCTGCGCACCTCCGCCGCGTCGCTGGGCGTGCTGCTGTTCGCGTTCACGACACCGGTGTCCGACGTGCTGCCCCGGCTGGTCCGCGCGGGCGTGCCGCCGGCCGTGGTGGACGTGGCCCTGGTGATGTACCGGATCAGCTTTCTGCTGCTGGACGCCGTCGCCAACATCCGCCAGGCGCAGGCCGCCCGGCTCGGCCATGCGAGCAGGGCGGCCGCATGGCGGTCGCTGGCCGGCCTCGGCGCGACCGCCTTCGTGCGCGCCTTCGACCGGGCGGAGCGACTGCAGGCCGGACTAGCGGGCCGCGGTTACGACGGCACGCTGCGGGTGCTGGTACCGCGGGCGACGGTGTCGCGGCCGTTCCTCGCCATGGTCGCCGCGCTGCTGGCCGGGATCGTCGCCCTCACCCTCGTGCTCGAAAGGTATCTGCCATGA
- a CDS encoding energy-coupling factor ABC transporter ATP-binding protein, with protein MNHSPAGAVVELVDAGYSYEDGPAVLDGVGLGLAEGRSTALLGRNGSGKTTLLRLLSGGLRPATGLLRLRGEPVTYDRAGLTRLRTTVQLVVQDPDDQLFAASVEQDVSFGPMNLGLAEDEVRARVDEALAAMDITALRDRPTHLLSYGQRKRAAIAGAVAMRPRVLVLDEPTAGLDPHGQERLLEVLGRLRASGTTVVMATHDVDLALRWADDAAVLAPGGLRTGPVAELLADQDLLDSARLRRPWGTAVTEVLRAHGLLGAFDEGPRTPEALAAWTRRATTPGHDGVQF; from the coding sequence ATGAACCACTCCCCCGCGGGCGCCGTCGTGGAGCTCGTCGACGCGGGTTACTCGTACGAGGACGGGCCCGCCGTGCTCGACGGCGTCGGTCTCGGCCTCGCGGAGGGCCGCTCCACCGCGCTGCTGGGACGCAACGGCAGCGGCAAGACGACCCTGCTGCGGCTGCTGAGCGGCGGGCTGCGGCCCGCGACGGGCCTGCTGCGTCTGCGGGGTGAGCCGGTGACGTACGACCGGGCCGGGCTGACCCGGCTCCGCACGACGGTGCAGTTGGTCGTGCAGGACCCCGACGACCAGCTCTTCGCCGCGTCGGTCGAGCAGGACGTGTCGTTCGGTCCGATGAACCTCGGCCTCGCGGAGGACGAGGTACGGGCCCGGGTGGACGAGGCGCTGGCCGCGATGGACATCACGGCGCTGCGGGACCGGCCGACGCACCTCCTCTCGTACGGCCAGCGCAAACGGGCCGCGATCGCGGGCGCCGTGGCGATGCGGCCGAGGGTGCTCGTCCTGGACGAACCGACCGCCGGACTCGACCCGCACGGCCAGGAGAGGCTGCTCGAGGTCCTCGGCCGGCTGCGCGCGTCCGGGACGACGGTCGTGATGGCGACGCACGACGTCGACCTGGCGCTGCGCTGGGCCGACGACGCCGCCGTGCTCGCACCGGGCGGCCTGCGCACCGGTCCGGTCGCGGAACTCCTCGCCGACCAGGACCTGTTGGACTCGGCGCGGCTGCGCAGGCCGTGGGGCACGGCGGTCACGGAGGTGCTGCGCGCCCATGGGCTGCTGGGCGCCTTCGACGAGGGGCCGCGCACGCCGGAGGCCCTGGCGGCGTGGACACGGCGGGCCACGACGCCCGGGCACGACGGGGTGCAGTTCTGA
- a CDS encoding phosphotransferase family protein, producing MSSRLPFGDGLRAELGAPGRSRTLDSSPRSRVWRVELPGTTAVVKQIVGGPDADERYAREVAALRLATRAEPPVVPTLLGTDPGERVLVLEHLDHRRPAWDWIVDHAAALARLHATARPEDAEVLPRWQGPTQADVTSFLRLADALEVPVAPGVSGELDDLVNRLGRAPGQAALLHGDPCPGNDLHTASGVRFIDFEQASLGSGLMELAYLRIGFPTCWCVTSASEPLLERAESAYREEWRSATGSEIRDGLTDACAGWLLRGDALVERARRDGTDHLARMPGRDWTWGTATARQRLVHRLGVVGRMTADDPSLRGVSGLSTAMRGRMLARWPALRPVPAERP from the coding sequence ATGTCGTCACGACTGCCGTTCGGGGACGGGTTACGGGCCGAGCTGGGAGCGCCCGGGCGCTCCCGCACACTGGACAGCAGCCCTCGTTCGCGCGTGTGGCGCGTGGAGCTGCCGGGGACGACGGCGGTGGTGAAGCAGATCGTCGGCGGTCCTGACGCCGACGAGCGCTACGCCCGCGAGGTGGCGGCCCTGCGGCTCGCCACCCGGGCCGAACCCCCCGTGGTGCCCACGCTGCTGGGAACCGATCCCGGCGAGCGGGTCCTGGTGCTGGAGCACCTGGATCACCGACGCCCGGCCTGGGACTGGATCGTCGACCACGCCGCCGCGTTGGCACGGCTGCATGCCACCGCCCGCCCCGAGGACGCCGAGGTGCTGCCCCGGTGGCAGGGTCCGACCCAGGCGGATGTCACGTCCTTCCTCAGGCTGGCCGACGCGCTGGAGGTCCCTGTCGCTCCTGGCGTGTCCGGCGAACTCGACGACCTGGTGAACCGGCTCGGCCGGGCACCCGGGCAGGCAGCCCTTCTCCACGGGGACCCCTGTCCCGGTAATGACCTCCACACCGCCTCGGGGGTCAGGTTCATCGACTTCGAGCAGGCGTCACTGGGCAGCGGCCTGATGGAACTCGCCTACCTGCGCATCGGCTTCCCGACCTGCTGGTGTGTCACTTCGGCATCGGAGCCGCTGCTGGAACGGGCGGAGAGCGCGTACCGCGAGGAGTGGCGGAGTGCGACCGGCTCGGAAATCCGGGACGGACTCACCGACGCGTGCGCCGGCTGGCTGCTCCGCGGCGACGCGCTGGTGGAAAGGGCACGCCGCGACGGCACCGACCACCTGGCCCGGATGCCGGGCCGGGACTGGACGTGGGGCACGGCGACAGCCCGGCAGCGGCTCGTCCACCGGCTCGGGGTCGTCGGCCGGATGACGGCCGACGACCCCTCTCTGCGCGGCGTGAGCGGCCTCAGTACCGCCATGCGCGGGCGAATGCTCGCTCGGTGGCCCGCACTTCGGCCCGTGCCGGCGGAGCGGCCGTAG